A genome region from Myroides fluvii includes the following:
- a CDS encoding heavy metal translocating P-type ATPase has product MKRRYKVSGMTCNGCRTKVENTLNEIHGIQATVSLEEEQADLDLHHDIDTLTLQKALLKKGNYILQEVITKEDGSQEILSPVELSEDDHFHQEIPADMADKAGKFFCPMLCEGDQVYDSNVGCPVCGMNLEQIPAAKIEQTVYYCPMLCEGDKTYDKAGSCPVCGMDLVAKTIHIEPEDTTYPTMLRKLKYAILFTLPVFILSMGSMLPGDPIGKIVPMHLNNYLQLLFTIPVVYICWTFFQRAWVSFKTWNLNMFSLIGLGGAAGLIFSVVALFFPTLFPEDFKGEHGIHLYFESVAVILTLVMLGQVMEAKAHSRTNSAIKELLKLSPTEATKINEDHTEEKVAIDAILKNDKLRVKPGEKIPVDGIILEGHATIDESMITGEPIPVEKTKNDTVVAGTMNSNTSFIMQAQKVGKDTLLSQIIEMVNNASRSRAPIQKLADKVSTYFVPTVILVSIATFLLWKFLGPEPKLAYAFINALAVLIIACPCALGLATPMSIMVGIGKGAQNGILIKNAEALETANKINVLITDKTGTLTEGKPSIEKMVATQAAYDEETLLHLTASLNQNSEHPLALAFIQAAKDKNIGLTPVKMFASVTGKGIQGVVDKKRISLGNAALMESLSATISKALLAEVTAIQKEGKTISYIADNQTVVGYVVMHDKIKASSFTTIQTLAQQGIEVIMITGDNHNTAQAVSNQLGIKSFLAEALPEDKLNAIKKLQEEGKIVAMAGDGINDAPALAQANVGIAMGTGTDVAIESAEITLLQGEIDKIPQAIKLSHNVMKNIKENLFFAFIYNSIGIPIAAGILFPFFGIVLSPMIAALAMSFSSVSVIANSLRLKNTKL; this is encoded by the coding sequence ATGAAAAGAAGATATAAAGTAAGTGGAATGACCTGCAATGGTTGTCGAACCAAAGTAGAAAACACGCTAAATGAAATACACGGTATTCAAGCAACCGTTTCTTTAGAAGAGGAACAGGCTGATTTAGATTTACATCACGATATTGATACGCTTACCCTTCAAAAAGCCTTGCTAAAAAAGGGAAATTACATTTTACAAGAAGTAATCACCAAAGAAGACGGGAGTCAAGAAATACTGTCCCCTGTAGAATTGAGTGAAGACGATCATTTTCATCAAGAGATTCCCGCAGATATGGCGGATAAAGCAGGTAAATTTTTCTGTCCGATGTTGTGTGAGGGAGATCAGGTATATGATAGCAATGTCGGTTGTCCGGTATGTGGAATGAACTTGGAACAAATTCCAGCAGCTAAAATTGAACAAACGGTATATTATTGTCCGATGTTATGTGAGGGAGATAAAACGTATGATAAAGCAGGTTCTTGTCCTGTTTGTGGAATGGACTTAGTGGCTAAAACGATTCATATTGAACCCGAAGACACCACCTATCCTACTATGTTGCGCAAGTTGAAATACGCCATTCTGTTTACCCTTCCTGTTTTTATCCTCTCCATGGGGAGTATGTTACCTGGTGATCCAATTGGAAAAATAGTTCCGATGCACCTCAACAACTACTTGCAATTGTTATTTACTATTCCCGTAGTTTATATTTGTTGGACCTTCTTTCAACGCGCTTGGGTGTCTTTCAAAACGTGGAATTTGAATATGTTTAGCTTAATTGGATTAGGTGGAGCTGCAGGCTTGATTTTCAGTGTAGTAGCATTGTTCTTTCCTACTTTATTTCCAGAAGATTTCAAAGGGGAACACGGAATACACTTGTATTTCGAATCGGTAGCAGTGATTTTAACCCTCGTCATGTTAGGCCAAGTCATGGAAGCTAAAGCGCACAGCAGAACCAACTCAGCGATTAAAGAACTATTGAAATTATCCCCTACGGAAGCCACTAAAATCAACGAGGATCATACAGAAGAAAAAGTGGCGATTGATGCCATTCTCAAAAATGATAAACTTCGCGTCAAACCAGGTGAGAAGATTCCGGTGGATGGAATCATCCTCGAAGGGCATGCTACGATTGATGAATCGATGATTACAGGAGAGCCCATCCCAGTAGAAAAAACAAAAAATGACACCGTTGTTGCGGGAACCATGAACAGCAATACCTCGTTTATCATGCAAGCGCAAAAAGTGGGAAAAGACACCTTGCTTTCGCAGATTATTGAGATGGTAAATAACGCCAGTCGCTCTCGTGCACCGATTCAGAAGTTGGCAGATAAAGTATCGACCTACTTCGTTCCGACGGTAATTCTCGTATCGATTGCAACCTTTTTATTATGGAAATTCTTAGGTCCTGAGCCGAAACTAGCTTATGCCTTTATCAATGCATTGGCCGTATTAATCATCGCTTGTCCTTGTGCTTTAGGATTAGCTACTCCTATGTCAATTATGGTGGGCATCGGCAAAGGGGCTCAAAATGGAATCCTCATCAAAAATGCAGAAGCCTTGGAAACCGCTAATAAAATCAATGTACTGATTACCGATAAAACAGGAACGCTCACAGAAGGGAAACCTTCCATAGAAAAAATGGTCGCCACGCAAGCAGCGTATGATGAAGAAACCCTATTGCATCTAACGGCTTCGTTAAATCAAAACAGTGAACACCCCTTAGCCTTGGCTTTTATACAAGCAGCTAAAGACAAAAACATCGGGTTGACTCCTGTTAAAATGTTTGCTAGTGTAACTGGAAAAGGGATTCAAGGTGTGGTAGATAAAAAGCGCATCTCTTTGGGAAATGCAGCGTTGATGGAATCTTTGTCCGCTACAATTAGCAAGGCTTTACTAGCGGAAGTAACCGCTATTCAAAAAGAAGGAAAAACAATTTCCTATATCGCCGATAATCAAACCGTTGTCGGTTATGTTGTGATGCATGATAAAATCAAAGCCTCAAGCTTTACGACGATCCAAACACTAGCCCAACAAGGCATTGAGGTCATTATGATTACGGGAGATAACCACAATACAGCACAGGCAGTTTCTAACCAACTGGGGATAAAATCCTTTCTTGCCGAAGCACTCCCAGAAGACAAGCTCAATGCCATCAAGAAGCTACAAGAAGAAGGCAAGATTGTCGCGATGGCAGGCGATGGTATCAACGATGCCCCTGCTCTTGCACAAGCCAATGTGGGAATTGCCATGGGAACAGGAACGGATGTGGCCATTGAAAGTGCAGAAATCACCCTCTTACAAGGCGAGATTGACAAAATTCCACAAGCGATTAAACTCAGTCATAACGTGATGAAAAATATCAAAGAAAACTTATTCTTTGCCTTTATTTACAACAGCATCGGTATCCCTATCGCAGCAGGTATTTTATTTCCCTTCTTTGGGATTGTACTTTCGCCTATGATTGCGGCTTTAGCGATGAGTTTCAGCTCCGTTTCCGTGATTGCTAATTCACTGCGTTTGAAAAATACGAAGTTGTGA
- a CDS encoding DUF6804 family protein yields the protein MEKGLKIGAMLLLLAGMLSLPKDFYELTKFILIALFGILAYNSHVEANIKGTGLYIALIILFQPFVPIPFGTTVWMVIHGAIIAFLGVTLFAAKSKLRKAI from the coding sequence ATGGAAAAAGGATTGAAAATAGGAGCAATGCTATTGCTATTAGCAGGTATGCTAAGCTTGCCAAAAGATTTTTATGAATTGACAAAATTCATCTTGATTGCATTATTCGGTATCCTTGCTTACAATTCACACGTAGAAGCAAATATTAAAGGAACTGGACTTTATATCGCTTTAATCATCTTGTTTCAACCTTTTGTACCTATTCCATTTGGTACAACAGTTTGGATGGTTATACATGGTGCAATTATAGCTTTTCTAGGTGTTACACTATTTGCTGCTAAAAGTAAGCTTCGCAAAGCTATTTAA